The Quercus robur chromosome 7, dhQueRobu3.1, whole genome shotgun sequence genome has a segment encoding these proteins:
- the LOC126693695 gene encoding F-box/kelch-repeat protein At3g23880-like isoform X3: MSDSNKLIRWGYLPDEILTHIFTFLPIKSIIICTSVSKTWKSLIQNPTFISTHLHHSHTKSQNLFLLLNISRNDREVYALHKEDDDPDFTEYTSFESPFHAPAPGFHEVVGTCNGLLCLSYDHANDIFLWNPCVRKFLQLPYPDVTVDTHGVSCTSFGFGFDPKTNDYKVVRILSIMGSPSDFVKSRPVVEVYSLSTGEWRMLSASASLPPVCAKISHRPPAFANGALHWIAVTNDKKRFVLVFDLGDEVFRQILLPELPSYTGKMMWTRVSVYGNSIAGFQRRVETGQINIWVMKEYGVASSWTKFSHQCPTLGMPSPCPVGFRRNGEVILLNIGLELVSWNPDSQNIKNLEINGYFDTFCGSYVESLFLFDKATKGVVTY; this comes from the coding sequence ATGTCAGACAGCAACAAGTTAATTCGGTGGGGGTATTTACCTGATGAGATTCTTACCCATATTTTCACTTTCCTACCTATCAAATCCATTATCATCTGTACCTCTGTCTCTAAAACCTGGAAATCCCTAATCCAAAACCCTACTTTCATTTCCACCCATCTCCACCACTCCCACACCAAAAGCCAAAACCTCTTCCTCCTCTTAAACATCTCGCGGAATGACAGAGAAGTGTATGCATTGCATAAAGAAGACGATGATCCTGATTTCACTGAATACACCAGCTTTGAATCCCCTTTCCATGCTCCTGCTCCAGGCTTTCACGAAGTCGTCGGTACTTGTAACGGTCTGCTATGCCTCTCCTATGATCACGCTAACGACATCTTTCTCTGGAACCCTTGTGTGAGAAAGTTTCTCCAACTTCCTTATCCCGATGTCACCGTCGACACACATGGTGTGTCCTGCACAtcttttgggtttggatttgatcCAAAAACTAACGATTATAAAGTGGTCAGGATTCTCTCCATAATGGGTAGTCCTTCGGACTTTGTAAAGTCTCGACCCGTGGTCGAGGTTTACTCACTCTCCACTGGTGAATGGAGAATGCTTAGTGCTTCTGCTTCTCTGCCTCCTGTATGCGCTAAAATTAGTCACAGGCCGCCGGCATTTGCCAATGGGGCACTGCATTGGATTGCTGTCACAAATGATAAAAAACGGTTTGTTTTGGTGTTCGATTTGGGGGACGAGGTCTTCCGCCAAATTCTGCTGCCAGAACTTCCAAGTTATACAGGGAAGATGATGTGGACTCGTGTTTCTGTATATGGAAATTCCATTGCTGGGTTTCAAAGAAGGGTAGAGACTGGTCAGATCAATATATGGGTGATGAAAGAGTATGGTGTTGCATCGTCGTggacaaaattttcacatcaGTGTCCAACTCTGGGAATGCCCTCTCCATGCCCAGTTGGCTTTAGGAGGAATGGTGAGGTTATATTGCTAAATATTGGATTAGAGCTCGTCTCGTGGAATCCAGATAGCCAAAATATTAAGAATCTTGAAATTAATGGATATTTTGATAC
- the LOC126693695 gene encoding F-box/kelch-repeat protein At3g23880-like isoform X2, with protein sequence MSDSNKLIRWGYLPDEILTHIFTFLPIKSIIICTSVSKTWKSLIQNPTFISTHLHHSHTKSQNLFLLLNISRNDREVYALHKEDDDPDFTEYTSFESPFHAPAPGFHEVVGTCNGLLCLSYDHANDIFLWNPCVRKFLQLPYPDVTVDTHGVSCTSFGFGFDPKTNDYKVVRILSIMGSPSDFVKSRPVVEVYSLSTGEWRMLSASASLPPVCAKISHRPPAFANGALHWIAVTNDKKRFVLVFDLGDEVFRQILLPELPSYTGKMMWTRVSVYGNSIAGFQRRVETGQINIWVMKEYGVASSWTKFSHQCPTLGMPSPCPVGFRRNGEVILLNIGLELVSWNPDSQNIKNLEINGYFDTFFGSYVESLALLDKATEGVVTY encoded by the coding sequence ATGTCAGACAGCAACAAGTTAATTCGGTGGGGGTATTTACCTGATGAGATTCTTACCCATATTTTCACTTTCCTACCTATCAAATCCATTATCATCTGTACCTCTGTCTCTAAAACCTGGAAATCCCTAATCCAAAACCCTACTTTCATTTCCACCCATCTCCACCACTCCCACACCAAAAGCCAAAACCTCTTCCTCCTCTTAAACATCTCGCGGAATGACAGAGAAGTGTATGCATTGCATAAAGAAGACGATGATCCTGATTTCACTGAATACACCAGCTTTGAATCCCCTTTCCATGCTCCTGCTCCAGGCTTTCACGAAGTCGTCGGTACTTGTAACGGTCTGCTATGCCTCTCCTATGATCACGCTAACGACATCTTTCTCTGGAACCCTTGTGTGAGAAAGTTTCTCCAACTTCCTTATCCCGATGTCACCGTCGACACACATGGTGTGTCCTGCACAtcttttgggtttggatttgatcCAAAAACTAACGATTATAAAGTGGTCAGGATTCTCTCCATAATGGGTAGTCCTTCGGACTTTGTAAAGTCTCGACCCGTGGTCGAGGTTTACTCACTCTCCACTGGTGAATGGAGAATGCTTAGTGCTTCTGCTTCTCTGCCTCCTGTATGCGCTAAAATTAGTCACAGGCCGCCGGCATTTGCCAATGGGGCACTGCATTGGATTGCTGTCACAAATGATAAAAAACGGTTTGTTTTGGTGTTCGATTTGGGGGACGAGGTCTTCCGCCAAATTCTGCTGCCAGAACTTCCAAGTTATACAGGGAAGATGATGTGGACTCGTGTTTCTGTATATGGAAATTCCATTGCTGGGTTTCAAAGAAGGGTAGAGACTGGTCAGATCAATATATGGGTGATGAAAGAGTATGGTGTTGCATCGTCGTggacaaaattttcacatcaGTGTCCAACTCTGGGAATGCCCTCTCCATGCCCAGTTGGCTTTAGGAGGAATGGTGAGGTTATATTGCTAAATATTGGATTAGAGCTCGTCTCGTGGAATCCAGATAGCCAAAATATTAAGAATCTTGAAATTAATGGATATTTTGATACCTTTTTTGGTTCTTATGTCGAGAGTCTAGCTTTGCTCGACAAAGCCACCGAAGGTGTAGTTACATACTGA
- the LOC126693694 gene encoding F-box protein At3g07870-like, protein MSDSNKSIRWGYLPDEILTHIFTFLNLKSIIICTSVSKAWKSLIQNQTFISTHLHHSLNKNNLILLRLSRNDRIVYTLHKEDDPDFTEYTSFDSPFFAPAPHLHNVVGTCNGLLCLSDGLPNDADELFLWNPCVRKLLQFPIPNVTFNTQCWIHASIGFGFDPKTNDYKVVRILSILGSVYNIARGRPVVHVYSLFAGEWRMLTASVSLPPICAIISSEPPAFANGALHWIAFSKDNKQFVLVFDLGDEVFRQILLPELPSYMWTRVSVYGNSIAGFQRRVGSGPINIWVMKEYGVASSWTKFSYQRPSLGMLRPCPVGFRRNGEVVLEDNRIGEAVLLNDRRVLISWNPDSQNVKNLEINGSHKTFFGSYVESLVLLDKATKGVVTY, encoded by the coding sequence ATGTCAGACAGCAACAAGTCAATTCGGTGGGGATATTTACCCGATGAGATTCTTACCCATATTTTCACTTTCCTAAATTTAAAATCCATAATCATCTGTACCTCTGTCTCAAAAGCCTGGAAATCCCTAATCCAAAACCAAACTTTCATTTCCACCCATCTCCACCACTCcctcaacaaaaacaacctcaTCCTCTTAAGGCTCTCACGCAATGACAGAATAGTCTACACATTGCATAAAGAAGACGATCCTGATTTCACTGAATACACCAGTTTTGATTCCCCTTTCTTTGCTCCTGCTCCACACCTTCACAATGTCGTCGGTACTTGTAACGGCTTGCTATGCCTTTCCGATGGTTTACCCAATGACGCTGACGAATTATTTCTCTGGAACCCTTGTGTGAGAAAGCTTCTACAATTCCCTATTCCCAATGTCACCTTCAATACACAATGTTGGATCCACGCGTCtattgggtttggatttgaCCCAAAAACTAACGATTATAAAGTGGTCAGGATTCTCTCCATATTGGGTAGTGTTTATAACATTGCAAGGGGTCGACCCGTGGTCCATGTTTACTCACTCTTCGCTGGTGAATGGAGAATGCTTACTGCTTCTGTTTCTCTGCCTCCTATATGCGCTATAATTAGTTCTGAGCCACCGGCATTTGCCAATGGGGCACTGCATTGGATTGCTTTCAGTAAAGATAACAAACAgtttgttttggtgtttgatttgGGGGACGAGGTCTTCCGCCAAATTCTGCTGCCGGAACTTCCAAGTTATATGTGGACTCGTGTTTCCGTATATGGAAATTCCATTGCTGGGTTTCAAAGAAGGGTAGGGAGTGGTCCGATCAATATATGGGTGATGAAAGAGTATGGTGTTGCATCGTCAtggacaaaattttcatatcaacGTCCAAGTCTGGGAATGCTCCGACCATGCCCAGTTGGCTTTAGGAGGAATGGTGAGGTTGTATTGGAAGATAATAGAATTGGTGAGGCTGTATTGCTAAATGATAGAAGAGTGCTCATCTCTTGGAATCCAGATAGCCAAAATGTTAAGAATCTTGAAATTAATGGATCTCATAAGACTTTTTTTGGTTCTTATGTCGAGAGTCTAGTTTTGCTCGACAAAGCCACCAAAGGTGTAGTTACATACTGA